The Ruficoccus amylovorans region TGCGCCGAAGTGGCCGCGCATGTTGATGCCCAGTTCGAGCGTCAACAGGCCCCAGTGGCAGTTTTCGCAGAAGCACCGCGCCAGCGCAGGCTCGGCGAAGCATCCTCCGCTCAGCCCCTTGTTTTGTACATCGACAGCAAGCCGTCGCCCAGCCTGCGCCGGATAGCCGGCCAACGAGGAATGGGTGATGGACGATCCGTAGGCCAACCATTGCCAGGCAGGCTTTTCGGCGGCGACCGGGGGGCGAACCTCGCCCCCAAGACTGTCGAAATCATGCAGGACGATGCGGGCTCGCCCGAAGATCACGCGCCAGAGCGACGCGGCAAAAACGCGCCCGCTGATCTTCTCGGCCTCGCGCAGTTGCCCGACGCGTTCTTCCTCCACCAACTCCAACGTCTGAACCGTTCCCGCCCTCAACAGGCAGGAGCGGACGAAATAATCCCCCCGGTACAGATGGACCTCTGTGTCGGCCTCGAGCGACTGGAGGCGCAGGTGGACCCGAGCGTCATGGGCCACAAAACGCAGCTCACCGCCGGTGGCCTCTTCGGCGGCGGCCCGTCCGTTATCGGTCAGGTAATGGCGGACGGAA contains the following coding sequences:
- a CDS encoding SGNH/GDSL hydrolase family protein — encoded protein: MDFFGCCEFHNLFPEPWPFGGWLLPRLPASVRHYLTDNGRAAAEEATGGELRFVAHDARVHLRLQSLEADTEVHLYRGDYFVRSCLLRAGTVQTLELVEEERVGQLREAEKISGRVFAASLWRVIFGRARIVLHDFDSLGGEVRPPVAAEKPAWQWLAYGSSITHSSLAGYPAQAGRRLAVDVQNKGLSGGCFAEPALARCFCENCHWGLLTLELGINMRGHFGADEFARRSRAFIETCVTAGRGKPVVLITILPNGACLPGAEPELGRRELAYNACLHGLAREFDAEGVVLIEGRELLPELSLLKADLLHPTDLGQAVIAERLAVRLGPLLGQKGAALSPERGAGCLM